Proteins from a genomic interval of Antedon mediterranea chromosome 5, ecAntMedi1.1, whole genome shotgun sequence:
- the LOC140050228 gene encoding N-acetyllactosaminide beta-1,6-N-acetylglucosaminyl-transferase-like isoform X2, with translation MLNYYRDSKNNLPVPDDADVLNWVTECNEYKTKSMYPNMPLSEEEANFPIAYIITTHKDSAQLERLLRAIFHSQNVYCIHLDAKSPQTFHSAVNKLAGCFDNVFVASKLESVQYAGYTRLLADINCMSDLLRRPEPWHYVMNLCAQDFPLKTNLEIVRQLKMYNGHNDINGILPPSYIKPRTQYKHRTTIKGKLVRTSKKKTNPPHGLTIYFGNAYYAATHRFVNFVINNQLATDLLKWSNDTYSPDEHYWVTLQRANGTPGGYPKSTWHENVRFMKWADIPRHPKCKGKYVRALCVFGVGYMPYLTRQPHLFANKFYYSFDPVTLQCLEELLDYRTGYPETVHVFKTFPVTDLVWQNHTTV, from the coding sequence ATGTTAAACTATTACAGGGACTCTAAAAATAACCTTCCAGTACCTGATGACGCGGACGTTTTGAATTGGGTAACAGAATGCAACGAGTATAAGACGAAAAGCATGTATCCTAATATGCCATTATCAGAGGAAGAAGCAAATTTTCCAATAGCCTACATTATTACAACTCACAAGGATTCTGCGCAATTAGAACGTTTACTGCGAGCTATTTTCCATTCACAGAACGTCTACTGCATTCATCTAGACGCAAAGTCACCGCAGACATTTCATAGTGCCGTGAATAAATTAGCTGGTTGCTTTGATAACGTTTTTGTTGCCTCAAAACTTGAAAGCGTACAATATGCTGGATATACAAGGTTGTTAGCTGATATCAACTGTATGAGTGATCTCTTGCGAAGACCTGAACCATGGCATTACGTTATGAATTTGTGCGCTCAAGATTTTCCTTTGAAAACTAACCTCGAAATCGTTCGTCAACTTAAAATGTATAATGGCCATAACGACATTAATGGAATATTACCTCCATCATATATAAAACCCAGAACACAATACAAGCACCGTACTACAATAAAGGGAAAGTTAGTCAGGACatcaaaaaagaaaacaaatcctCCACACGGACTTACAATATATTTTGGAAACGCATATTACGCAGCTACACACCGTTTTGTCAATTTTGTTATCAACAATCAATTAGCAACTGATCTATTGAAATGGTCGAATGATACCTACAGCCCAGACGAACACTATTGGGTTACACTACAACGAGCTAATGGTACTCCTGGTGGCTATCCTAAAAGTACTTGGCATGAAAATGTACGATTTATGAAATGGGCCGATATACCAAGACACCCAAAATGCAAAGGGAAATATGTGCGCGCCCTTTGTGTGTTTGGAGTTGGGTACATGCCGTATCTTACTCGTCAACCTCATTTATTTGCCAATAAATTTTATTACAGTTTTGATCCGGTGACGTTACAATGTCTTGAGGAACTACTTGATTACAGAACTGGTTATCCAGAAACCGTACATGTATTTAAGACATTTCCAGTTACAGATTTGGTGTGGCAAAACCATACTACAGTATAA
- the LOC140050228 gene encoding N-acetyllactosaminide beta-1,6-N-acetylglucosaminyl-transferase-like isoform X1, whose amino-acid sequence MTLRTRMCCCTVILSLTFIVVQVITFQISANYENSVKRHRKLYFINYFKNLQTHDFKLQKKYLKVNTTEHITSAVERDPDNWPDITHAKFKSDSLNHISNSAFHKYWDVNCTKIINGQHLYIQEVFEMLNYYRDSKNNLPVPDDADVLNWVTECNEYKTKSMYPNMPLSEEEANFPIAYIITTHKDSAQLERLLRAIFHSQNVYCIHLDAKSPQTFHSAVNKLAGCFDNVFVASKLESVQYAGYTRLLADINCMSDLLRRPEPWHYVMNLCAQDFPLKTNLEIVRQLKMYNGHNDINGILPPSYIKPRTQYKHRTTIKGKLVRTSKKKTNPPHGLTIYFGNAYYAATHRFVNFVINNQLATDLLKWSNDTYSPDEHYWVTLQRANGTPGGYPKSTWHENVRFMKWADIPRHPKCKGKYVRALCVFGVGYMPYLTRQPHLFANKFYYSFDPVTLQCLEELLDYRTGYPETVHVFKTFPVTDLVWQNHTTV is encoded by the coding sequence ATGACATTACGAACCCGAATGTGCTGCTGTACAGTTATTCTAAGTTTAACATTCATTGTCGTGCAAGTAATAACATTTCAAATATCAGCGAATTATGAAAATAGTGTTAAACGACACCGtaagttatattttataaattatttcaaaaaccTCCAAACGCATGAtttcaaattacaaaaaaaatatttgaaagttAATACAACCGAGCATATCACATCAGCTGTTGAAAGAGATCCAGATAACTGGCCAGACATTACTCATGCAAAATTTAAAAGCGACAGtttaaatcacatttcaaaTTCAGCGTTTCATAAATATTGGGATGTTAACTGCACAAAGATTATTAACGGACAACATTTATATATACAAGAAGTATTTGAAATGTTAAACTATTACAGGGACTCTAAAAATAACCTTCCAGTACCTGATGACGCGGACGTTTTGAATTGGGTAACAGAATGCAACGAGTATAAGACGAAAAGCATGTATCCTAATATGCCATTATCAGAGGAAGAAGCAAATTTTCCAATAGCCTACATTATTACAACTCACAAGGATTCTGCGCAATTAGAACGTTTACTGCGAGCTATTTTCCATTCACAGAACGTCTACTGCATTCATCTAGACGCAAAGTCACCGCAGACATTTCATAGTGCCGTGAATAAATTAGCTGGTTGCTTTGATAACGTTTTTGTTGCCTCAAAACTTGAAAGCGTACAATATGCTGGATATACAAGGTTGTTAGCTGATATCAACTGTATGAGTGATCTCTTGCGAAGACCTGAACCATGGCATTACGTTATGAATTTGTGCGCTCAAGATTTTCCTTTGAAAACTAACCTCGAAATCGTTCGTCAACTTAAAATGTATAATGGCCATAACGACATTAATGGAATATTACCTCCATCATATATAAAACCCAGAACACAATACAAGCACCGTACTACAATAAAGGGAAAGTTAGTCAGGACatcaaaaaagaaaacaaatcctCCACACGGACTTACAATATATTTTGGAAACGCATATTACGCAGCTACACACCGTTTTGTCAATTTTGTTATCAACAATCAATTAGCAACTGATCTATTGAAATGGTCGAATGATACCTACAGCCCAGACGAACACTATTGGGTTACACTACAACGAGCTAATGGTACTCCTGGTGGCTATCCTAAAAGTACTTGGCATGAAAATGTACGATTTATGAAATGGGCCGATATACCAAGACACCCAAAATGCAAAGGGAAATATGTGCGCGCCCTTTGTGTGTTTGGAGTTGGGTACATGCCGTATCTTACTCGTCAACCTCATTTATTTGCCAATAAATTTTATTACAGTTTTGATCCGGTGACGTTACAATGTCTTGAGGAACTACTTGATTACAGAACTGGTTATCCAGAAACCGTACATGTATTTAAGACATTTCCAGTTACAGATTTGGTGTGGCAAAACCATACTACAGTATAA
- the LOC140048777 gene encoding uncharacterized protein codes for MDENNNNMSWFGDTSTTSSIYSSTIDATDIEENIEEPNFALEFDKELFLEVVRKYRCLWDTHCEGYKNRPMKQTAWVKIGQVFNKDVEFLQKQMKNLKDSLKKCLDKRTKLTRSGAGASVLPKCKYFEQMRFLHDRTANKPTESNLQPEPGIIEDVASTSSDTSINNPIVCAKRKITETPAPPPKNRHGSKGRQSSDPLNTILLQNLETTNEAIMSLTTKPDNDNEVSLYCRSLIPIISSLPLRKRRLAMIKVSQLLFDLEFDFE; via the exons atggatgaaaataataataatatgtcatGGTTCGGTgatactagtactactagttcAATTTATAGTAGTACAATTGATGCTACTGATATCGAGGAAAACATCGAAGAGCCAAATTTTGCACTAGAATTTGACAAGGAACTGTTCTTGGAAGTGGTCAGAAAATATAGATGTCTCTGGGACACTCACTGTGAGGGCTATAAGAACAGGCCGATGAAACAAACTGCCTGGGTGAAAATAGGGCAAGTCTTTAACAAAGACG tTGAGTTCTTGCAGAAACAAATGAAGAACCTCAAAGACAGTTTGAAGAAATGCCTAGACAAGCGAACCAAACTGACGAGATCTGGTGCTGGCGCATCGGTGTTGCCAAAGTGCAAGTATTTCGAGCAAATGAGGTTTTTACATGACCGCACAGCTAACAAACCCACCGAAAGCAACCTTCAACCAGAACCAGGGATCATTGAAGATGTTGCATCAACGTCCAGTGATACTAGTATTAACAATCCGATTGTTTGTGCCAAACGAAAAATTACTGAAACACCAGCACCCCCTCCTAAAAACAGACACGGGTCAAAGGGGCGTCAATCATCGGATCCACTAAATACAATTCTACTACAAAACCTGGAAACAACAAATGAAGCGATAATGTCGCTGACCACAAAACCAGACAATGATAACGAGGTGTCTTTGTATTGTAGAAGCCTCATTCCGATCATCTCGTCACTGCCGTTAAGAAAAAGAAGACTTGCGATGATCAAAGTCAGCCAGTTGTTATTTGACTTAGAATTTGACTTTGaataa
- the LOC140050427 gene encoding beta carbonic anhydrase 1-like: MGIKKILQGVMKYRTTVKPGIVQKMKAVTDHPKPIALVFTCMDSRMLPTRFTQTDIGDVFYVRNPGNMIAPNNLSSKCDCLEGPAALDMACNLVKVQDVVVLGHSDCKAMNALHAVHSQSHAKSKDDGVDSDSLVSRYLLQIGNPTLVKFEDLSKRKSAALYFESEVPNLSFNAFIDPEKQLTLIDRLSQVNTLQQLLNLSTHKFIKHQLCKGQVRLHAMWFDILSGNMFIFCSELQRFVEIREDTIDHLLCQLKINDKKQQS, encoded by the exons ATGGGAATTAAAAAGATTTTACAAGGTGTAATGAAGTATAGGACAACTGTGAAACCTGGGATAGTGCAGAAAATGAAGGCAGTTACTGATCACCCAAAG CCAATAGCTCTTGTATTCACTTGCATGGACAGCCGGATGTTGCCAACAAGATTTACCCAAACAGACATTGGTGATGTATTTTATGTTCGTAATCCAGGAAATATGATTGCCCCAAATAATTTATCTTCCAAATGTGATTGTTTAGAAGGACCAGCAGCTTTGGATATGGCTTGTAATTTAGTAAAAGTTCAAGATGTTGTTGTACTAGGTCATTCTGATTGTAAG GCAATGAATGCATTACATGCAGTACACTCACAGTCACATGCGAAATCCAAGGATGATGGAGTTGATTCCGATTCTCTTGTTAGTCGATATCTTCTTCAAATAGGAAATCCTACATTGGTTAAGTTTGAGGATCTCAGTAAACGTAAATCAGCTGCATTGTATTTTGAGAGTGAAGTTCCTAACTTgtcttttaatgcatttatagATCCTGAAAAACAATTGACCTTAATTGACAGACTTTCTCAG gTTAATACTCTGCAACAACTTCTTAATCTTTCCACTCACAAGTTCATCAAACATCAACTGTGTAAGGGTCAAGTCAGACTCCATGCCATGTGGTTTGATATCTTATCTGGAAATATGTTCATCTTTTGTTCAGAGCTGCAACGGTTTGTTGAAATAAGAGAAGACACAATAGACCATCTTTTATGTCAATTGAAAATTAAtgataaaaaacaacaaagttaa